In one Janibacter cremeus genomic region, the following are encoded:
- a CDS encoding F510_1955 family glycosylhydrolase, which produces MALLAGCSSTSDNGTPQSTGGESSSPAAGEAAEQPAPLIHVHGIARHPRTDDLLVATHQGLFHQVDGEFVRKGPAIDLMGFTIGDDGTLYASGHPAPGTDLPQPVGLITSQDTGRTWQVASLGGQSDFHALTAGPNGAIGFDGTLRHTEDTKTWDTRDIPSPPRVLAASPTSGKILATTSAGLLMSHDEGTTWTSLAPPQTAVLAAWADEETIVVSSAEGRLATSSDAGQTWTLHPTSIGPAEALWAGRTTDGQLEIIASVDGRVISTTDAGRTTQTLVQ; this is translated from the coding sequence GTGGCGCTGCTGGCCGGGTGCTCTTCGACATCCGATAACGGGACACCCCAGTCCACCGGCGGCGAATCGTCCAGCCCAGCAGCGGGCGAGGCGGCCGAGCAACCCGCACCCTTGATCCACGTTCATGGCATCGCTCGTCACCCACGCACCGACGACCTGCTGGTGGCGACCCACCAAGGCTTGTTCCATCAGGTCGACGGTGAGTTCGTCCGCAAGGGTCCTGCCATCGACCTGATGGGCTTCACCATCGGCGATGACGGCACTCTCTATGCCTCCGGCCACCCAGCGCCGGGCACCGACCTTCCTCAGCCAGTAGGTCTCATCACGTCGCAGGACACCGGCCGCACCTGGCAGGTCGCTTCCCTCGGTGGACAATCGGACTTTCACGCGCTGACCGCCGGCCCGAACGGTGCCATCGGGTTCGACGGAACGCTTCGACACACCGAGGACACCAAGACCTGGGACACGCGGGACATCCCTTCGCCGCCCCGGGTACTGGCCGCCTCCCCCACGTCCGGGAAAATACTGGCCACCACAAGCGCCGGCCTGCTCATGAGCCACGACGAGGGCACCACCTGGACCTCCCTGGCCCCGCCGCAGACCGCCGTCCTCGCCGCCTGGGCCGACGAGGAGACCATCGTGGTCTCGTCCGCCGAAGGAAGACTCGCAACCAGCAGCGACGCCGGCCAGACCTGGACCCTTCACCCCACAAGCATCGGGCCGGCCGAAGCGCTGTGGGCGGGCCGCACCACCGACGGGCAGCTGGAGATCATTGCGTCCGTCGACGGGCGCGTGATCAGCACCACGGATGCAGGAAGGACCACCCAGACATTGGTCCAGTGA
- a CDS encoding DUF305 domain-containing protein: MTRPGRRAARVVATTLTVGALAACSSGSDGSMSGMDHDKTPMSTSETSATADGRQGDIMFAQMMIPHHEQAIAMADLALDPSAKASEQVRDFAKDIKDAQGPEIQTMAGWLEDWDAPTTSSTGMDHGSGMMTQEEMAILETATGAEFDRQWLTLMIQHHQGAVTMADQVLATTEDDAVQRMAKAIVRTQEDEIKAMQRALSAA, encoded by the coding sequence ATGACCCGCCCTGGACGGCGCGCTGCCCGCGTGGTCGCGACAACCCTCACCGTAGGCGCCCTGGCTGCCTGCTCCAGCGGCTCGGACGGATCCATGTCCGGGATGGACCACGACAAGACACCGATGAGCACCAGCGAGACCTCGGCGACGGCGGACGGGCGGCAAGGCGACATCATGTTCGCCCAGATGATGATCCCCCACCACGAGCAGGCGATCGCGATGGCCGACCTCGCTCTCGATCCTTCCGCCAAGGCGTCGGAGCAGGTCCGCGACTTCGCGAAGGACATCAAGGACGCCCAAGGCCCCGAGATTCAGACGATGGCAGGGTGGCTCGAGGACTGGGACGCTCCCACCACGAGCTCCACCGGCATGGACCACGGGTCCGGGATGATGACGCAGGAGGAGATGGCCATCCTTGAGACGGCCACTGGCGCCGAATTCGACCGGCAGTGGCTCACCCTCATGATCCAGCACCACCAGGGCGCTGTGACCATGGCGGATCAAGTTCTCGCCACGACCGAGGACGACGCAGTCCAACGGATGGCCAAGGCCATCGTCAGGACGCAGGAGGACGAGATCAAGGCCATGCAGCGAGCTCTGAGCGCGGCATGA
- a CDS encoding heavy metal-responsive transcriptional regulator: protein MRIGELAGRLDVNPKTIRYYESIGLLPEPERTRSGYRDYDEGAVEQLTFIRTAQRLGVTLDEVKEILGLRERGEAPCAYVRGVLDAQVHTIDRRITELQELRGQLVNLAAEADDLPPADAGVTCQLIEHVRQKGGGAGTAPTVRS, encoded by the coding sequence ATGAGGATTGGTGAGCTGGCCGGCCGACTGGACGTGAACCCGAAGACGATCCGGTACTACGAGTCGATTGGGCTGCTGCCCGAGCCGGAACGCACGCGTTCGGGCTACCGGGACTATGACGAAGGCGCCGTCGAGCAGCTGACGTTCATCCGCACCGCGCAGCGGCTCGGGGTCACCCTCGATGAGGTGAAGGAGATCCTCGGGCTTAGGGAGCGGGGGGAAGCGCCGTGTGCGTATGTCCGAGGGGTGCTCGATGCGCAGGTGCACACCATCGACCGGCGCATCACCGAGCTACAGGAGTTGCGAGGTCAACTCGTAAACCTTGCCGCCGAAGCCGACGACCTACCGCCGGCGGACGCGGGGGTGACCTGCCAGCTCATCGAGCATGTCCGACAGAAGGGCGGCGGTGCGGGTACAGCCCCAACCGTGCGCAGTTGA
- a CDS encoding four-helix bundle copper-binding protein, with amino-acid sequence MSLVDDHTQQLINVLADCVAKCEACAKDCASQGKADLAGCISLCLDCATLCQACISLLARGSEFSAELCRLCADVCEQCAQECERTGMTECAKTCRNAAEACRQIASAA; translated from the coding sequence ATGTCTCTCGTCGACGACCACACCCAGCAGCTGATCAATGTCCTCGCAGACTGCGTCGCCAAGTGCGAGGCGTGCGCGAAGGACTGCGCCAGCCAAGGCAAGGCCGACCTGGCCGGCTGCATCAGCCTGTGCCTGGACTGCGCCACGTTGTGTCAGGCGTGCATCTCGCTGCTTGCCCGCGGCAGCGAGTTCTCCGCGGAGCTGTGCCGCCTGTGCGCCGACGTCTGCGAGCAGTGCGCGCAGGAGTGCGAGCGGACCGGCATGACCGAGTGCGCCAAGACCTGCCGCAACGCCGCCGAAGCCTGTCGTCAGATTGCCAGCGCCGCCTGA
- a CDS encoding heavy-metal-associated domain-containing protein, with product MTLQVEGMTCTGCEQRVSKVLRRLDGVREATADHRTGQVRVRFDPIVTDRAVLETQIETAGYQVTDDQQGGSR from the coding sequence GTGACCCTGCAAGTCGAGGGCATGACCTGCACCGGCTGCGAGCAGCGCGTGAGCAAGGTGCTGCGCCGACTGGACGGGGTCCGGGAGGCGACCGCGGACCACCGCACTGGCCAGGTACGGGTGCGCTTCGACCCGATCGTGACCGACCGCGCAGTGCTGGAGACCCAGATCGAGACTGCCGGCTACCAGGTCACCGACGACCAGCAAGGTGGGTCTCGATGA